In Oculatellaceae cyanobacterium, the DNA window CTACAAGATATAATTTGTACTTAACTCTTACTTTTTGTTGTATGTATCTCCAATCTGGATGCCTGTACCTTGACCAATATTCATATTGTATTTTCCATGCTGCTGCACAGTCTGACTAATCTTTTCTTCTCTACCAGCTACCCTAAGTGATTCAGCATCTGATTGAGTACCTTGCCGCTTGAATAAATACCCATCCCGCACGCGCATGAAGATGACAGGGGTGGCAAAGTCCCGTTTGCGATATTGGGTTGGACTCAGCGCGATCGCACGTCTTCCATATTGAGCCGCAATGTCCACTGGATCTTCTGCCGCCAACTGTTGATAAAAGCGCAGAGCAAAGCGGCTAGCAGTGCTGTTCGTCACTTCATATTGCATCGCCACAACCACAGGCACATTCTGTTGCACAACCTTGGATGCAACTCCCACAAATGCCTGGGATGAAGACAGCATTCCGCTTTGACAAGCTTGTAACATGACTACGCCTGGGCGGTGTTGATTAAATAATTCGCTGAAGTAATCTGCATCCACCCACATTGCGTCATCAAGGTCAGGATCGACAAAAGCTATTTCACCGACTTCTTTACTGCCCTCATTTTGCATCCGTCCGTGACCAATGAAGTGAAAAATATGAGGATCTTTGGACAGAATAGTATCAATCGCTTCAGGGTTAGCAGAACTGACTATTGGCAACAATTCCACTCGGTTTGCTTACTCAACTGCCAGTTTTTCTAATGCTGCTTGGACTGGTTCGTAAGCGACGGGTGGTAAATTAGGAGGAGCAGAGATAACTAATGCAATTCTCAGCTTTTCATCTGGTGCTAACTGAATTGGTTGTGCTGCAATCCACTGCGATCGCCTGCGGGAAAAAACCAAATCCGGTAATGTCCCCATCCAGATTGTACCTAGATTAGCTCTTGCAGGCACGCACATGAATTCCCAAAGGTCATTCCCTGTTCGTCGATATCCAGTTCAACTCGCAGTAGTTGTTTTTCCTGTTGCACCACCTGATAGTAAGAGGTAAAAAAATCCTGGTGCAACCCATCATCAAACAAGATGTCAAATAAGGCTTCTCCGAGCGATCACACTAAATTAGAA includes these proteins:
- a CDS encoding CHAT domain-containing protein, whose translation is MELLPIVSSANPEAIDTILSKDPHIFHFIGHGRMQNEGSKEVGEIAFVDPDLDDAMWVDADYFSELFNQHRPGVVMLQACQSGMLSSSQAFVGVASKVVQQNVPVVVAMQYEVTNSTASRFALRFYQQLAAEDPVDIAAQYGRRAIALSPTQYRKRDFATPVIFMRVRDGYLFKRQGTQSDAESLRVAGREEKISQTVQQHGKYNMNIGQGTGIQIGDTYNKK